The following nucleotide sequence is from Clupea harengus chromosome 17, Ch_v2.0.2, whole genome shotgun sequence.
TTCCCCCCCACCAGCATCCCATGAATAAgaggctatatgtgtgtgtctttctgcacTGCTAGACGTATGTTGAGCTCTGGATGCTACAAACTGCAGAGTCATTTGTCCGAAggtaaacacatttaaaattcaaattcaaaccacGGTTGGTAGAAGAAGACTAGTCATTGTTCCACAGTCAACAGCAAAAACAGTCAACTCTACATGCATAGGGGCTAAATTAAAAAATCTCAAAAACATTGCATGTAAAGTTCAATGGAAAACAGAGTGGATGAGGCGAAGTCAAAGGGCTCCATGACGCACTGTAATAGCCGTGCACCTACCAGGTAGCTCTTGAGCCGGATGAACTCCACCCTCACAGTCATGTGTTTGGGGGTGTTGCGGCTCACTGCCTTGATGCATTCCACCAGGTCAGCACAGAACTTGTAGCCCCCCTTCAGGACACACAGCACCACCATGTAGTTGTCATCTGTGTCGTCCACCACTAGTCTTGCCACGCATTCAGTCCTACAAAGACAGATTTAACCTCAGATTAAATGCCCtatgctttgagtgtgtgtgtgtgtgtgtgtgtgagtgagtgagtgagagagaggaagacagacagagtgagagacacactGTGTACATTactacattttctctctcttgtgtgtgtgaggggtggggagaTAAATGTCGCCAAGGGCCAACTGTCCAATTACCTGTCCATGATGACACCGTGTGGAATGTAGATGTTCTCCAAGTCTCCACGGTAATGTTCAGGGTAAGTGAAAAGGTTTAGGTCGTAGCCTGGCCACTCATCTTCAATCTACACCACAGTTGGAACAACATTTCAGTATTTACTGGTTATAAGCAAGTGATACGACTTTGTAGACAAGTTTGTAGACCATCCTTTCAGAGTGTTTGAACTAAGTCCATAAAAATCGTCAATCGCATCTACGACCAGAAATTAGGAGAACTAGCGAAAGATGACGGCTACGGCCATTCCAACAGGAGCAGTTTAACAGGATCGTGAGAATTGCACAATAAATACACTGCAGGCTAAAATTAAATCTTAGATATCAGGAGTAGCTTAATCTCCCTTTCGGTTACTTATCTCACGATATATTATTCATCAAAACTTCAAGGAACGCGAATATGTGAAGTTTACCACAATCCCTTGGTCTGTTCTGGGACTCCTGATCATTTCGAAGTATGGCATGTTGATATCCGTGGTTCTCAGGACAGACTTGGAGCCCAAAGTACTGGAGAGTGAATTTGACCACCACTTGCAACAGAAAGCACTGATAAGGAGGTGGAGCAACAGGCAGTAGCCTATGTAATTTAGCCTCGTCTGAGTAAAAATCACCGTTTTTAGTTTTTCACCCCTGAATAAATGTTAGATATTTAAATGTCAGATTACGTTAATCTATTCTATTTCAAAACATGATATCCTGTAGGCTATAGGACTACATGACATAATGACAATCTATACGTTTGTTTTATACTTAAAAATTATAATATACTCGAAATTCGAATGTATTCTATTTCTACGTAATCTTCGTCTTATCTCAAGTCAGTGGTGCATAACTTATTTcgtatgtattatatatacgGGCATCATTATATGGTCTACTAGCAGGAGGCTAAGCTTGTGGAAGAGAGTTGCTCCTACTAAGGCTATTCAGAGTTAATGAACAGCATGCGCCAGAGTCATGCTGAAGTTATTAGACAGGagcctgtgagtgtgcatcCTTTCGGCCAGCGTAAATCTTCCTGGCTGAAAGGACACATATAGTTTAGAGTTAATGAAATACTGGATGTTCAGCCTCAGGCATAATGGGCTGGCGTGCCTCTACACAAAACATTTCCACATGGCAATTTATGTTCTTTCTCTTATGCCTCATGGCAAGTACAAATGACAATTCATCTTTACTACATACAATTGTCTTCAGTTATTCGAGTGGAATTCCTTCTGATGACATAGAGCCTTGTCTGTGAGATGAGCCCTTATAATGTTCTTTGCCTAAGAACTTTGTAGTAATATTAATTTGTAAGAAACCCTTCATATGTACTTTTCCGTTTCAATCAACAATGATACTTTATGCTCTGATTTTATGAGGCATTTAATTGGTTTAGGTTATTCAAACTCACTACATCCTCAAATGGTTAGCCAAATTACCCAATGGTTGTCCCTACTGTATACAATCATATATGTAAGGTGCCACAGACTGACTCTTTACACATTTCTGGTAATACTTACACTGTTGAATTGAGAGTTTAAAGGTTGTAAGATTGGGTATACAGTACACACGTATTGCAAAGACTTGTCATCAGTttattttaaacacaatggaTTAGGAAAAGATGACAGTAATGACAAAAAAGTAACAGGTTTCGTGGTAGTAGCACTCTTATTTAGTCCTCCTGGTTAACCCCTAGTGTCTCTTGTGCTAGTTGTTGGAGATGAAAATGGACTTGTAGCGCTCAATGAGGTCGATGTCTCGCTCCAGCTGTTTCATCTCTAACTCAATGCGCTCTTTGCGGTGCTTCTTGGGAGTGGTGTCTGTGACGACGGAGAGGCCCTGGTACTGATGATGCAGCTCATCCCAGTTGTTCTTCAGACCCTGTGTAAGGACACCAAATAATGAGGACTAAGGAGTACTCCCAGTATAAAACATACCAGCAGATTGGGAAAGTTCATTACAAGAGGCATATTATCAGATGTGGATCAGCAGAAACCACACTCTCAGGATGGATCATAGTTCACAACCCTAAATGAATCATCTGAAGTCAAAATGCCAACCGATAGCCTAACACAGCAGTGGTGCTGCAGTGGTCAGTGTGGAGCTCTTTTTAGTCATACGGATCAGCTGTCACTGTACACCCTGTTTGCTTCAATATTTATCAGTCCCCTTGTGAATGGGCTGAACGGCCATGGATGTTATAATGAATTATGTATGCAGCTTCAAAACAGCATTTGTCCCTTACAGTAGAAGGAAATCTAGATAAGTTGCAGACTATAGAAATAAAGATACAATCATCTTCATGCATATTCGGGAGTGATGCAAGGTGATTTACATCAAAGTATATTTATAGTTGACATGAGATGTTAGTAAAAAATATGGATCTGTCTTGTAGAATATACTGATAACAGTAATACTAATGCTGAACACATATTTTGTGCCCAGCTTGAGGTGGGGATGGGAAA
It contains:
- the prtfdc1a gene encoding hypoxanthine-guanine phosphoribosyltransferase, which encodes MPYFEMIRSPRTDQGIVIEDEWPGYDLNLFTYPEHYRGDLENIYIPHGVIMDRTECVARLVVDDTDDNYMVVLCVLKGGYKFCADLVECIKAVSRNTPKHMTVRVEFIRLKSYLNDQSTEDLHIIGPEDLSVITGKNVLIVEGVVDTGKTMKALLKHVETFQPKMVKVAGLLVKRVPNVVGTLPDYVGFVIPNRFVVGYALDYNEYFRDLNHICVISEEGKIKYKV